The Kitasatospora setae KM-6054 genome contains a region encoding:
- the rbfA gene encoding 30S ribosome-binding factor RbfA: MTDTARARKLADRIQVVVAETLQRRIKDPRLGYVTITDARVTGDLREATVFYTVYGDETERESSAAALESAKGILRSEVGKQTGVRFTPTLTFVADALPDNAKNIDDLLDKARASDAAVRTTAAGAAYAGDADPYKSSRDDDEDE; this comes from the coding sequence GTGACCGACACCGCTAGGGCGCGCAAGCTCGCCGACCGCATCCAGGTGGTCGTGGCGGAGACCCTGCAACGCCGGATCAAGGACCCGCGCCTGGGGTACGTCACCATCACCGACGCCCGGGTCACCGGGGACCTGCGCGAGGCCACCGTCTTCTACACCGTCTACGGTGACGAGACGGAGCGGGAGTCCAGCGCGGCCGCGCTGGAGAGCGCCAAGGGCATCCTGCGTTCCGAGGTCGGCAAGCAGACCGGGGTCCGGTTCACGCCGACCCTGACCTTCGTCGCCGACGCGCTGCCGGACAACGCGAAGAACATCGACGACCTGCTGGACAAGGCCCGGGCCTCCGACGCCGCCGTCCGCACCACCGCCGCCGGGGCCGCGTACGCCGGCGACGCCGACCCGTACAAGTCCTCCCGCGACGACGACGAGGACGAGTGA
- a CDS encoding ferritin-like domain-containing protein yields the protein MPAPTRRTALALGALTGVLLLGGCTGEPPAKPGASAAAADADRPLRLRQLAATDALLADYDAALAAAPAEAQRLGDLRDDVARHREALAGPLPSASASAPASTAAPAGAATVAALAAAEQRTAAARLADLDAASPELARTLASIAASDSAHAAALGDTALTLNVTQSPTASPSASPSAVPAADTAALQNALAAEHAAVYGYGVVGAFLPTGPQREDARTTYAAHQARRDTWQRVLSGTGASPTAAAAGYRLPFQVKDAPTATQLAAYLETQLTAAYADLAAAPAYRAAAATALRDSTLRAAHWGADLPALPGLADQ from the coding sequence ATGCCCGCGCCCACACGGCGGACCGCCCTGGCCCTCGGAGCGCTCACCGGGGTCCTGCTGCTCGGCGGCTGCACCGGCGAACCCCCGGCGAAGCCCGGCGCCAGTGCCGCCGCGGCCGACGCCGACCGCCCGCTGCGGCTGCGCCAGCTCGCCGCCACCGACGCCCTGCTCGCCGACTACGACGCCGCGCTGGCCGCCGCCCCCGCCGAAGCCCAGCGGCTCGGCGACCTGCGCGACGACGTCGCCCGGCACCGCGAGGCACTGGCCGGCCCGCTGCCGTCCGCGTCCGCCTCCGCGCCCGCGTCCACCGCGGCGCCCGCCGGGGCCGCGACCGTCGCCGCGCTGGCCGCCGCCGAACAGCGCACCGCCGCGGCCCGGCTGGCCGACCTCGACGCGGCCTCCCCTGAGCTGGCCCGGACGCTGGCCTCGATCGCCGCCTCCGACAGCGCCCACGCGGCCGCCCTCGGCGACACCGCCCTCACCCTCAACGTCACGCAGAGCCCCACCGCCTCCCCCTCGGCCTCCCCCTCGGCCGTCCCGGCCGCCGACACCGCCGCCCTGCAGAACGCCCTCGCCGCCGAGCACGCGGCCGTCTACGGCTACGGCGTCGTCGGCGCGTTCCTCCCGACCGGCCCGCAGCGCGAGGACGCCCGCACCACGTACGCCGCGCACCAGGCCCGCCGCGACACCTGGCAGCGCGTCCTCAGCGGCACCGGCGCCTCCCCCACCGCCGCGGCCGCCGGCTACCGCCTCCCCTTCCAGGTCAAGGACGCCCCCACCGCCACCCAGCTGGCCGCCTACCTGGAGACCCAGCTCACCGCCGCCTACGCCGACCTGGCCGCCGCCCCCGCCTACCGCGCCGCCGCCGCGACCGCCCTGCGCGACTCCACCCTGCGCGCCGCCCACTGGGGCGCCGACCTCCCCGCCCTCCCGGGCCTGGCCGACCAGTAG
- the nusA gene encoding transcription termination factor NusA: MDIDMSALRGLVTEKGVPFDLLVESIESALLIAYHRTEGSRRRARVELNRKTGHVTVWALEDASELDEGVEPKEFDDTPSGFGRIAASTAKQVILQRLRDAADDQTFGEYAGKEGDIVTGVVQQGNDPKSVLVDIGKLEAILPPQEQVPGEDYRHGTRLKCYVVGVRRGVRGPSVTLSRTHPSLVKRLFALEVPEIADGSVEIAAIAREAGHRTKIAVWSRRQGLNAKGACIGPNGMRVRGVMAELHGEKIDIVDWSEDPAEMVAAALSPARVTKVEIVDLAQRSARVIVPDYQLSLAIGKEGQNARLAARLTGWRIDIRPDTEAPAEESPGR; encoded by the coding sequence GTGGACATCGACATGAGTGCCCTGCGCGGGCTGGTCACCGAGAAGGGCGTGCCGTTCGACCTGCTGGTCGAGTCGATCGAGTCGGCCCTCCTCATCGCGTACCACCGCACCGAGGGCTCGCGCCGCCGGGCGCGGGTGGAGCTGAACCGCAAGACCGGGCACGTGACGGTCTGGGCCCTGGAGGACGCGTCCGAGCTGGACGAGGGCGTCGAGCCGAAGGAGTTCGACGACACCCCGTCGGGCTTCGGCCGGATCGCCGCGTCCACCGCCAAGCAGGTCATCCTGCAGCGGCTGCGGGACGCCGCGGACGACCAGACCTTCGGCGAGTACGCGGGCAAGGAGGGCGACATCGTCACCGGTGTCGTCCAGCAGGGCAACGACCCGAAGAGCGTGCTGGTCGACATCGGCAAGCTGGAGGCCATCCTGCCGCCGCAGGAGCAGGTCCCGGGCGAGGACTACCGGCACGGCACCCGGCTGAAGTGCTACGTGGTGGGCGTGCGGCGCGGTGTGCGCGGCCCGTCGGTGACGCTGTCGCGCACGCACCCGAGCCTGGTGAAGCGGCTGTTCGCGCTGGAGGTGCCGGAGATCGCGGACGGCTCGGTGGAGATCGCCGCGATCGCCCGCGAGGCCGGCCACCGCACCAAGATCGCGGTCTGGTCGCGCCGGCAGGGCCTGAACGCCAAGGGCGCCTGCATCGGCCCGAACGGCATGCGGGTGCGCGGCGTGATGGCCGAGCTGCACGGCGAGAAGATCGACATCGTCGACTGGTCGGAGGACCCGGCCGAGATGGTCGCCGCCGCGCTGTCGCCCGCCCGGGTGACGAAGGTGGAGATCGTCGACCTGGCCCAGCGCTCCGCCCGGGTGATCGTGCCGGACTACCAGCTGTCGCTGGCGATCGGCAAGGAGGGCCAGAACGCCCGCCTGGCCGCCCGGCTGACCGGCTGGCGGATCGACATCCGTCCGGACACCGAGGCTCCGGCCGAGGAATCCCCGGGGCGTTGA
- the infB gene encoding translation initiation factor IF-2 — MAKVRVYELAKELGLESKAVMAKLTELGEFVRSASSTIEAPVVRKLTDALGATPPSGGASSAKPGPRKPAAPQPTGGAGSAAPKPGAPTPGPRPTVTPGPRPTPAAAAPAPAAPKPAGQAPTPGPRPAAPAPAAPAPAAEFSSPAPAGEAPARPAAPRPAPANPAARPGPRPAGPRPGNNPFTSGGASGMARPSAPRPGGAPSGERGPRPGGERGPRPAGAPGAGERGPRPGGERGPRPAGAPGAGDRGPRPGGAPSGERGPRPGGAPRPGGPGAGAPRPDGMPRPAAPRPGAPSPSGMPRPNPGMMPQRPGPRPGPGAGARPGGPGARPGAPGGARPGFQGRPAGPGSRPAGGGFGGPRPGGGAGGGGGFGGARPGGGGFAGRPGGPGARGGTQGAFGRGPGGRPARGRKSKRAKRQEYEAMQAPSVGGVMLPRGNGSTVRLSRGASLTDFAEKINANPAALVSVMFNLGEMVTATQSVSDATLQLLADEMGFVLEIVSRDDEDRELLESFDIDFGVDEGDEEQLAPRPPVVTVMGHVDHGKTRLLDAIRKTNVVAGEAGGITQHIGAYQVATEVNGEERRITFLDTPGHEAFSAMRARGAKSTDIAILVVAANDGVMPQTVEALNHAKAAGVPIVVAVNKIDVEGADPTKVRGQLTEFGLVAEEYGGDTMFVDISARQGLNIEELLEAVVLTADASLDLRANPEQDAQGIAIEAHLDKGRGAMATLLIQRGTLRVGDSIVVGDSYGRVRAMLDENGNSLSEAGPSRPVMLLGLTSVPRAGDSFIVVDEDRTARQIAEKRSARDRNASMAQRRVRVSLEGFEAALAAGNIEKLNLIIKGDVSGSVEALEDALVKLDVGEEVELRILHRGVGAITESDVDLAMGSDAIIIGFNVRAEGRARTAAEREGVDIRYYSVIYQAIEEIEAALKGLLKPEYEEVRLGSAEIREVFRSSKFGNIAGVLVREGIIRRNTKARLLRDGKVVAENLNIEGLRRFKDDATEVREGFEAGVTLGSFNDIKIEDVIETYEMREKPRS, encoded by the coding sequence GTGGCTAAGGTCCGGGTATATGAACTCGCCAAGGAGCTTGGTTTGGAGAGCAAGGCCGTCATGGCCAAGCTCACCGAGCTGGGCGAGTTCGTGCGTTCGGCGTCCTCGACGATCGAGGCGCCGGTCGTGCGTAAGCTGACTGACGCTTTGGGAGCGACCCCGCCGTCCGGCGGCGCGTCCTCCGCGAAGCCTGGCCCGCGGAAGCCCGCGGCGCCCCAGCCGACCGGCGGCGCCGGTTCGGCCGCACCCAAGCCGGGTGCCCCCACCCCCGGCCCGCGTCCCACTGTGACGCCGGGCCCCCGTCCCACCCCCGCCGCCGCGGCCCCCGCGCCGGCCGCGCCGAAGCCGGCCGGCCAGGCCCCGACCCCGGGCCCGCGCCCGGCGGCGCCCGCCCCGGCCGCTCCGGCCCCGGCGGCGGAGTTCTCCTCCCCGGCCCCGGCCGGCGAGGCCCCGGCGCGTCCGGCCGCCCCGCGGCCGGCCCCGGCCAACCCCGCGGCCCGTCCGGGCCCGCGTCCGGCCGGTCCGCGTCCGGGCAACAACCCCTTCACCTCGGGCGGAGCGTCGGGCATGGCCCGTCCGTCCGCCCCGCGTCCGGGCGGTGCGCCGTCCGGTGAGCGCGGCCCCCGTCCGGGTGGCGAGCGCGGTCCGCGTCCGGCCGGTGCGCCGGGTGCCGGTGAGCGCGGCCCCCGTCCCGGTGGCGAGCGCGGTCCCCGTCCGGCCGGTGCGCCGGGTGCCGGCGACCGCGGCCCCCGTCCGGGCGGCGCGCCGTCCGGCGAGCGCGGTCCCCGTCCCGGTGGCGCCCCGCGTCCCGGCGGCCCGGGTGCCGGTGCGCCGCGTCCCGACGGCATGCCCCGTCCGGCCGCTCCGCGCCCCGGTGCGCCGAGCCCGTCCGGGATGCCCCGTCCCAACCCCGGCATGATGCCGCAGCGTCCGGGCCCGCGCCCGGGTCCGGGTGCCGGCGCGCGTCCGGGTGGCCCCGGCGCCCGTCCGGGTGCTCCGGGCGGTGCCCGTCCCGGTTTCCAGGGCCGTCCGGCCGGTCCGGGCTCGCGTCCGGCCGGCGGCGGCTTCGGCGGCCCCCGTCCGGGTGGCGGCGCCGGTGGCGGCGGCGGCTTCGGCGGTGCCCGTCCGGGTGGCGGCGGTTTCGCCGGCCGTCCCGGTGGCCCGGGTGCCCGTGGCGGCACGCAGGGCGCGTTCGGTCGCGGCCCCGGTGGCCGTCCGGCGCGCGGCCGGAAGTCGAAGCGCGCGAAGCGCCAGGAGTACGAGGCCATGCAGGCCCCGTCCGTCGGCGGCGTGATGCTGCCGCGCGGCAACGGCTCGACCGTTCGCCTCTCGCGCGGCGCTTCGCTGACGGACTTCGCTGAGAAGATCAACGCCAACCCGGCGGCGCTCGTCTCGGTGATGTTCAACCTCGGTGAGATGGTCACCGCCACCCAGTCGGTCTCCGACGCCACGCTGCAGCTGCTGGCCGACGAGATGGGCTTCGTGCTGGAGATCGTCAGCCGGGACGACGAGGACCGCGAGCTGCTGGAGTCGTTCGACATCGACTTCGGTGTCGACGAGGGCGACGAGGAGCAGCTGGCCCCGCGTCCGCCGGTGGTCACCGTCATGGGTCACGTCGACCACGGCAAGACCCGCCTGCTCGACGCGATCCGCAAGACCAACGTGGTCGCGGGCGAGGCCGGCGGCATCACCCAGCACATCGGTGCCTACCAGGTGGCGACCGAGGTGAACGGCGAGGAGCGCCGGATCACCTTCCTCGACACCCCGGGTCACGAGGCGTTCTCCGCCATGCGTGCCCGTGGCGCCAAGTCCACCGACATCGCGATCCTGGTGGTCGCGGCCAACGACGGCGTCATGCCGCAGACGGTCGAGGCGCTGAACCACGCCAAGGCCGCCGGCGTGCCGATCGTGGTCGCGGTCAACAAGATCGACGTCGAGGGCGCGGACCCGACCAAGGTCCGCGGCCAGCTCACCGAGTTCGGCCTGGTGGCCGAGGAGTACGGCGGCGACACCATGTTCGTCGACATCTCCGCCCGCCAGGGCCTCAACATCGAGGAGCTGCTGGAGGCCGTGGTCCTGACCGCGGACGCCTCCCTCGACCTGCGCGCCAACCCGGAGCAGGACGCCCAGGGCATCGCGATCGAAGCCCACCTGGACAAGGGCCGCGGCGCCATGGCGACGCTGCTCATCCAGCGCGGCACCCTGCGGGTCGGCGACTCGATCGTGGTCGGCGACTCCTACGGCCGCGTCCGCGCCATGCTGGACGAGAACGGCAACAGCCTCTCCGAGGCCGGCCCGTCCCGTCCGGTCATGCTGCTCGGTCTGACCTCGGTGCCCCGCGCCGGCGACAGCTTCATCGTCGTCGACGAGGACCGCACCGCCCGCCAGATCGCCGAGAAGCGCTCCGCCCGCGACCGCAACGCCTCGATGGCCCAGCGCCGCGTCCGCGTCTCGCTGGAGGGCTTCGAGGCCGCGCTGGCCGCCGGCAACATCGAGAAGCTCAACCTCATCATCAAGGGTGACGTCTCCGGTTCCGTCGAAGCCCTCGAGGACGCCCTCGTCAAGCTCGACGTGGGCGAGGAGGTCGAGCTCCGGATCCTGCACCGCGGTGTGGGTGCCATCACCGAGTCCGACGTGGACCTGGCGATGGGCTCGGACGCCATCATCATCGGCTTCAACGTGCGCGCCGAGGGGCGTGCCCGTACCGCGGCCGAGCGCGAGGGCGTCGACATCCGGTACTACTCGGTCATCTACCAGGCGATCGAGGAGATCGAGGCCGCGCTCAAGGGCCTGCTCAAGCCCGAGTACGAGGAGGTGCGCCTCGGCTCCGCGGAGATCCGCGAGGTGTTCCGCTCCTCCAAGTTCGGCAACATCGCCGGTGTGCTCGTCCGCGAGGGCATCATCCGCCGCAACACCAAGGCGCGCCTGCTGCGCGACGGCAAGGTCGTGGCGGAGAACCTCAACATCGAGGGCCTGCGCCGCTTCAAGGACGACGCCACCGAGGTCCGCGAGGGCTTCGAGGCGGGTGTCACCCTGGGCTCGTTCAACGACATCAAGATCGAGGATGTCATCGAGACCTACGAGATGCGCGAGAAGCCGCGCTCGTAA
- the rimP gene encoding ribosome maturation factor RimP — MSTTPTDRLRALLEPLAADAGLDLEEVKVTQAGSRRQVQIDVDADGGVDLDAVAEFSRLVSRALDDSALMGETPYVLEVGSPGAERPLSEPRHWRRAVGRLAAVKLVDGAELTARVLESDEDGALVEVQPVKGRGRPKERRLEFAEVARARVQVEFNRKDEETLDAAEDIADVDADVDEEEEEA, encoded by the coding sequence ATGAGCACCACCCCCACCGACCGGCTGCGCGCGTTGTTGGAGCCGCTGGCAGCCGACGCCGGGCTCGACCTCGAAGAGGTCAAGGTGACCCAGGCCGGCAGCCGCCGCCAGGTGCAGATCGACGTGGACGCCGACGGCGGCGTCGACCTCGACGCCGTCGCCGAGTTCTCCCGCCTGGTCAGCCGGGCGCTGGACGACTCCGCGCTGATGGGCGAGACCCCGTACGTGCTGGAGGTCGGTTCCCCGGGTGCCGAGCGCCCGCTGAGCGAGCCGCGGCACTGGCGCCGGGCGGTCGGCCGGCTGGCGGCGGTCAAGCTGGTGGACGGCGCGGAGCTGACCGCGCGGGTGCTGGAGAGCGACGAGGACGGCGCGCTGGTCGAGGTGCAGCCGGTCAAGGGGCGCGGCCGCCCCAAGGAGCGCCGACTGGAGTTCGCGGAGGTCGCGCGGGCCCGGGTGCAGGTCGAGTTCAACCGCAAGGACGAGGAGACGCTCGACGCCGCCGAGGACATCGCGGACGTCGACGCGGACGTGGACGAAGAGGAAGAGGAGGCGTAG
- a CDS encoding aminoglycoside phosphotransferase family protein, producing the protein MSAQPARFSVPARLTESVRATGSPADLAWLAGLPRALPARLADRGLVAERLAEPGGRGSLVVFAHRADDLAPVALKLTRPSAGAAEAAALRVWAGRGAVLLLDGSDEGAGPDAAGGALLLERLHGEIPLRSLAEAKAMLEATSLLRRLWVPAPPGHPFESLADRAAATASRLAERRSLPAAADAAPLVDEALEALALAGDGGDWLLHGDFQHGRALAADRSPWLAVAPRPLVGDRAYDLARLVLDRLDTLAASPGPRGAARRRLARLAEAVELPAERVRAWTLLRAVDAALGAFAAGDAGRAELRLEFASWL; encoded by the coding sequence ATGTCGGCACAACCCGCGCGGTTCAGCGTCCCCGCCCGCCTCACCGAGTCGGTCCGCGCGACCGGCTCCCCCGCCGATCTGGCGTGGCTCGCGGGCCTGCCGCGGGCCCTCCCGGCGCGGCTGGCCGACCGGGGCCTGGTGGCGGAGCGGCTGGCCGAACCGGGCGGCCGGGGCAGCCTGGTGGTGTTCGCGCACCGGGCGGACGACCTGGCGCCGGTCGCCCTGAAGCTGACCCGCCCGTCCGCCGGCGCCGCCGAGGCCGCCGCGCTGCGGGTGTGGGCGGGCCGGGGCGCGGTGCTGCTGCTGGACGGCAGCGACGAAGGGGCCGGCCCGGACGCGGCCGGCGGCGCGCTGCTGCTGGAGCGCCTGCACGGGGAGATCCCGCTGCGGTCGCTGGCCGAGGCGAAGGCGATGCTGGAGGCGACCAGCCTGCTGCGCCGGCTGTGGGTGCCGGCCCCGCCCGGGCACCCGTTCGAGTCGCTGGCCGACCGGGCCGCCGCCACCGCGTCCCGGCTGGCCGAACGCCGGTCGCTGCCCGCCGCGGCCGACGCCGCCCCGCTGGTGGACGAGGCGCTGGAGGCCCTCGCGCTGGCCGGGGACGGCGGCGACTGGCTGCTGCACGGGGACTTCCAGCACGGCCGGGCGCTGGCGGCGGACCGCTCGCCGTGGCTGGCGGTGGCGCCGCGCCCGCTGGTCGGCGACCGGGCGTACGACCTGGCCCGGCTGGTGCTGGACCGGCTCGACACGCTGGCGGCCTCGCCGGGTCCGCGCGGGGCGGCCCGGCGCCGGCTGGCGCGGCTCGCGGAGGCGGTGGAGCTGCCCGCCGAGCGGGTCCGGGCCTGGACGCTGCTGCGGGCGGTGGACGCCGCGCTGGGCGCGTTCGCGGCGGGGGACGCCGGGCGGGCCGAGCTCCGGCTGGAGTTCGCCTCCTGGCTGTGA
- a CDS encoding DUF503 domain-containing protein: protein MFVGTLTFDLLLGDVHSLKEKRSIVRPIVAELQRKHSVCAAEVGDQDLHRRAEIGCAVVSGDAGYVSEVLDSCERLVAGRPEVVLLSTRRRYHHDDDE, encoded by the coding sequence ATGTTCGTAGGAACACTCACCTTCGACCTGCTCCTCGGCGACGTGCACTCGCTCAAGGAGAAGCGGTCGATCGTGCGGCCCATCGTGGCCGAACTGCAGCGCAAGCACAGCGTGTGCGCGGCGGAGGTAGGAGACCAGGATCTGCACCGCAGGGCCGAGATCGGCTGCGCGGTGGTGTCCGGCGACGCCGGGTACGTCAGCGAGGTCCTGGACAGCTGTGAGCGGCTCGTCGCCGGCCGCCCAGAGGTGGTGCTGCTCTCCACGCGGAGGCGGTACCACCACGACGACGACGAATGA
- a CDS encoding YlxR family protein, with protein sequence MSGRTHVRACPERTCVGCRKRAAKHELLRVVAGEGECVPDPRGTLPGRGAYLHPDPNCLDLAVRRRAFPRALKAQGALDPGALREHVGAAASQADRQSAH encoded by the coding sequence GTGTCTGGCCGGACGCATGTCCGGGCATGCCCTGAACGCACCTGCGTGGGCTGCCGCAAGCGCGCGGCCAAGCACGAGCTGCTGCGTGTCGTGGCGGGCGAGGGCGAATGCGTCCCCGACCCCCGCGGCACACTGCCGGGCCGGGGTGCTTATCTGCACCCCGATCCGAACTGCCTCGACCTCGCGGTCCGCCGCCGGGCGTTCCCCCGGGCCCTCAAGGCCCAGGGCGCGCTCGACCCCGGCGCCCTGCGGGAGCACGTCGGGGCGGCAGCGAGCCAGGCCGACCGGCAGTCGGCCCACTGA